The Gemmatimonadaceae bacterium genome contains the following window.
AAGACGAGGTCGCGATGCTCGCCGCCGACCCGATGGCGCTGGCCGCGACGGCGCTGCACGCGGGCGTACGCACCCTGTTCGTGACCTTGGGCAAGCGTGGCGTCGTCTATTTCGAGGACGCCGGCCCGGGGCGACCGCTGCGCACCGCCTTGGTGCCGGCGACCGTCGCCCGCGTGTCGGGGCCGGGCGATCCCACGGGCTGCGGCGACGTGTGGGGTGCGACCTATTTCTCGCGCTTCGTCGCAGGTGATAGATTGTCCGAGGCTTCGCGGCGCGCCTGCGATGCCGCCGCACGGAACGTCGAACATCGCGGGGCCACCGGCCTTGCCCACCACCTCAGGGGAGAGCTGCACCCGCTGTGACCGCCGTCATCACCGTGCCCGCGTCCCTCGACGAGCAAAGCTTCGAGCAAGTGCTCGAGCAGCTGGCCCCGCTCGCCCCCGACGCCAAGGTCCTGGTCGACGCCCGTCACTGCCGCTTCGCCACCCCCTACGGCCTCACCGGCCTGCTCTGCCTCGCGCAGTCGCGCGCCGAGAAGCCGGACTTCGCACCGCCCACGGACGAAAAGGTGCAGTCGTACTGGTCCCGCTCCTCGTTCTTTCGCTACGCCGAGGAGCTGTTCACGATGCGCGGCGCGGTGATGAAGCAGCGCGTGCAGCAGGACAGCGACACGGTGCTGGAGATCACGCCCATCGCCAAGAGCGAGGACGTGCACGCCGTGGTGGAGCGCGTGAAGGACCGCGCCACGCACATCCTCACGACCAAGCTGCACCTCGAGGCGCGTTCGACGATGGGCTTCGCGCTCTCGCTGTCCGAGGCCTGCCAGAACATCGTCGAGCACGCACAACGCGGTGGTTGGGTGGCCGTGCAGGCCTACGACTGGGGCAAGCGCCGCGTCGGCCGCTGGGTGGTGCTCATCGCCGTGGCCGACGCGGGCCAGGGTTTCAAGCGTTCACTCGAGACCTCGCGCGCCCGCGCCATCGCCGGTGACCGTTGGAATGACGCCGAGGCCCTGGAGGCGGCGCTTACGCAGGGACACAGCCGGCATCCTGAGGCCGGCCGCGGCCAAGGTCTCAAGGGCATCAAGGGCTACGTCCACCGACACGACGGAAAGCTGAGCATTCGCAGCGGATCGGCGCGCATCAACCTGCTGCCCAGTTGGGACAGCACGCCGGCGCGCGAGGAGAGCCTCACGCCCTTCGTCGGTTCGCAGCTGCAGATGATCATCCCCGAGCGGGTGGCCACGCCGTGACGCACGTCGACCTCGGCTCCGTGCTGCGCGACTCCACCCAGTCGGAGTTCCGCAACCTCGTCACCCGCGACACGGGGGCGAAGGTGCGCATCGCCGTCGAGCGGCAGCTGGCTGGCCTCGCCGACGGTACGGTGATGTACCTCGACTTCTCCCACATCGGCCTCCTCGACCGCAGCTGCGCGGACGAGTTCCTGAACAAGCTGATGCTCTCGCTGACCGGCGAGCGGCCGGCGCACGACGGCTACGTGATGATCCACGGGGTAAACGACCTCCATATGGAGATCATCGAGACCGTGCTCGAGGCCCACAGCCTGGCGCTCGTCGTGCGGGTGGCGGGCGATGGCGCCGTGCGGCTGGTCGGTGCCGTGACGGACGAAGAGCGCCGCTGTTGGGATCTCGTGATGCAGCAGGGCGAAGCAGATGCCGACGTCGTGGCCGCGGAGACGGGCATTCCCTGTGAGGCCTGCGGGCGTATGCTCGACGGGCTCGCGCGTCGCCGGCTGCTCCGGCGTGAGGCGCACCGCTACCTGCCCCTCGGGTCCGCGGCGTGATCCGCGGACGGGCGTTTCAGCCCCTCCAGGTGGTGGGGTTCATCGCCAGCAAGCGCAGCGACGCCGAGCGGGGCCCGCTGGTGCGCGTGCGTCCCGACGATGCCATCAGCCGGCTCATCGAGGACGGCGAGCTCGTCTGGGTCTACGGCCCGCGCCGCCACGAGCTCGCCCCCGTGGCCTACGACGACTCGCTGCCCAAGGGCGGCGTCGTGGTGCGCGACCTCGCGGGACTTGCCGTCTCCGAAATCGTCAAG
Protein-coding sequences here:
- a CDS encoding ATP-binding protein — encoded protein: MTAVITVPASLDEQSFEQVLEQLAPLAPDAKVLVDARHCRFATPYGLTGLLCLAQSRAEKPDFAPPTDEKVQSYWSRSSFFRYAEELFTMRGAVMKQRVQQDSDTVLEITPIAKSEDVHAVVERVKDRATHILTTKLHLEARSTMGFALSLSEACQNIVEHAQRGGWVAVQAYDWGKRRVGRWVVLIAVADAGQGFKRSLETSRARAIAGDRWNDAEALEAALTQGHSRHPEAGRGQGLKGIKGYVHRHDGKLSIRSGSARINLLPSWDSTPAREESLTPFVGSQLQMIIPERVATP